A genomic stretch from Actinomadura rubteroloni includes:
- the cobT gene encoding nicotinate-nucleotide--dimethylbenzimidazole phosphoribosyltransferase — MIEETLAAIVPPDEAAIRDARALQARLTKPPGSLGALEDLSVRLAGLAGTCPPPLPAPAAVAIFAADHGVHARGVSPWPQEVTAQMVANFLAGGAVVNAFAAQTGATVTVVDVGVAADLPTAPGLQDRKIARGTADLSAGPAMTADQARAALEAGIEVARGLVADGARCLVTGDMGIANTTASAALIAAYTGRPAEQVTGLGTGIDPATHARKIEIVRDALGRLPASAGPLEILAEVGGLEHAALAGFILGGAAQRVPVVLDGVIAGAAALAAAALAPGVVGACVAGHRSAEPGHSAALAHLGLEPLVDLGLRLGEGTGAVLALPLVQSAVRVLHEVATFDSAGVTGKDGES, encoded by the coding sequence GTGATCGAGGAGACCCTGGCCGCGATCGTCCCCCCGGACGAGGCCGCCATCCGCGACGCCCGCGCCCTCCAGGCCCGGCTGACCAAGCCGCCCGGCTCGCTCGGCGCCCTGGAGGACCTGTCGGTGCGGCTCGCCGGGCTCGCCGGGACCTGCCCGCCCCCGCTCCCCGCGCCCGCCGCCGTCGCGATCTTCGCCGCCGACCACGGCGTCCACGCGCGCGGCGTCTCGCCGTGGCCGCAGGAGGTGACGGCCCAGATGGTGGCCAACTTCCTCGCCGGCGGAGCGGTCGTCAACGCCTTCGCCGCCCAGACCGGCGCGACCGTCACCGTCGTGGACGTCGGCGTCGCCGCCGACCTGCCGACGGCGCCCGGCCTTCAGGACCGCAAGATCGCGCGCGGCACCGCCGACCTGTCCGCCGGCCCGGCGATGACCGCCGACCAGGCGCGGGCGGCGCTGGAAGCCGGGATCGAGGTCGCGCGCGGGCTCGTCGCAGACGGCGCCCGCTGCCTGGTCACCGGGGACATGGGCATCGCGAACACGACCGCGTCCGCCGCCCTCATCGCCGCCTACACTGGCAGGCCCGCCGAGCAGGTCACCGGGCTCGGCACCGGCATCGACCCGGCCACCCACGCGCGCAAGATCGAGATCGTCCGGGACGCGCTGGGACGGCTGCCCGCGAGCGCCGGGCCGCTGGAGATCCTCGCCGAGGTCGGCGGGCTGGAGCACGCCGCGCTCGCCGGGTTCATCCTCGGCGGCGCCGCGCAGCGCGTGCCCGTCGTCCTGGACGGCGTGATCGCCGGGGCCGCCGCCCTCGCCGCCGCCGCGCTGGCCCCGGGCGTCGTCGGCGCCTGCGTGGCCGGGCACCGCTCCGCCGAGCCCGGCCACTCCGCCGCCCTCGCCCACCTCGGCCTGGAGCCGCTCGTGGACCTCGGCCTGCGGCTCGGCGAGGGCACCGGCGCGGTGCTCGCGCTGCCGCTCGTCCAGAGCGCCGTCCGCGTGCTCCACGAGGTCGCCACGTTCGACTCGGCGGGCGTGACGGGTAAGGACGGCGAGTCATAG
- the cobA gene encoding uroporphyrinogen-III C-methyltransferase, producing MPPYLLGLRLTGRRVVVVGGGRVAQRRVPALLAAGASVIVVSPEITPSLEDLVTAGRIEWRQRGYAPGDCAGAWLVQAATDDGKVNAAVVAEAEERRIWSVRADDADASPGWTPAAGQVGETTVGVLAGGDPRRAAGLRDAVVDKLRDGALESRRSRRKPVGVALVGGGPGDPGLITVRGRRLLAQADVVVTDRLAPRELLDELAPDVEVIDAAKIPYGRTVPQESINDYLVEHARQGKFVVRLKGGDPFVFGRGGEEALHCARHGIPVTVVPGITSAVAVPSAAGIPVTHRGLSQEFHVVSAHVAPGHPESTVDWEALAGCGGTLVLLMAVERMELITEALISYGRSPGTPVAVVQEGTLPAQRSLTATLATVAARMRAAGVRPPAIVIVGDVVTVAQEIETLRADLGRDP from the coding sequence GTGCCCCCGTACCTGCTAGGACTCCGCCTCACCGGCCGACGCGTCGTCGTCGTCGGCGGCGGGCGCGTCGCCCAGCGCCGCGTCCCCGCCCTGCTGGCCGCGGGAGCCTCGGTCATCGTCGTGTCCCCGGAGATCACGCCCTCCCTGGAGGACCTCGTGACGGCGGGACGGATCGAGTGGCGGCAGCGCGGCTACGCCCCCGGCGACTGCGCCGGGGCCTGGCTCGTCCAGGCGGCCACCGACGACGGCAAGGTCAACGCCGCCGTCGTCGCCGAGGCCGAGGAGCGGCGGATCTGGTCCGTCCGCGCCGACGACGCCGACGCCTCGCCCGGCTGGACGCCCGCCGCCGGGCAGGTCGGCGAGACCACCGTCGGCGTCCTCGCCGGCGGCGACCCCCGGCGCGCCGCGGGCCTGCGCGACGCCGTCGTGGACAAGCTGCGCGACGGCGCCCTGGAGTCGCGCCGGTCGCGGCGCAAGCCCGTCGGCGTGGCGCTCGTCGGCGGCGGCCCCGGCGACCCCGGGCTGATCACCGTCCGGGGCCGGCGGCTCCTGGCCCAGGCCGACGTCGTCGTCACCGACCGCCTCGCCCCCCGCGAGCTGCTGGACGAGCTGGCCCCCGACGTCGAGGTCATCGACGCCGCCAAGATCCCCTACGGGCGCACCGTCCCGCAGGAGAGCATCAACGACTACCTGGTCGAGCACGCCCGGCAGGGCAAGTTCGTCGTCCGGCTCAAGGGCGGCGACCCGTTCGTCTTCGGGCGCGGCGGCGAGGAGGCGCTGCACTGCGCCCGGCACGGCATCCCCGTGACCGTCGTCCCCGGCATCACCAGCGCCGTCGCGGTGCCGTCCGCCGCCGGGATCCCGGTGACGCACCGGGGGCTGTCGCAGGAGTTCCACGTCGTCTCCGCGCACGTCGCCCCGGGTCACCCCGAATCGACCGTCGACTGGGAGGCCCTGGCGGGGTGCGGCGGCACACTCGTCCTCCTCATGGCGGTCGAGCGCATGGAACTGATCACCGAAGCCCTCATAAGCTATGGTCGGTCGCCGGGTACGCCGGTCGCCGTGGTCCAGGAGGGGACGCTCCCGGCCCAGCGTTCGCTGACGGCGACCCTGGCGACGGTGGCCGCCCGCATGCGGGCCGCCGGAGTCCGGCCACCGGCGATCGTGATCGTGGGCGACGTCGTCACCGTGGCACAGGAGATCGAGACGTTGCGAGCCGACCTGGGACGGGATCCGTGA
- a CDS encoding GTPase family protein, translating to MTSPAERSAVQNDGPDETAPSAEHRDDKDRPVETNRSAEPPKPPAAVRTEAVTRPRAGTVRPGELTVRQRALTDALTSLREQLDAFEFVLDGPGVADAREARSELRNQLEDYLLPRVQAAGTPMLVVLGGSTGAGKSTLVNTLVGTRVSATGVLRPTTSSPILVCHPDHADWFLEGPLLPGMGRVRGPAPDAIVGDQLVVIASDTLPPGLALLDSPDFDSVFEDHYEFATKLMAAADLWLCVTTAARYADAQVWDMLGRARDNGATIGVVLSRVPQGAGSEVVEHFADMLAEHGVTSARRFTVPETRIEDSRLPEEAVEDVRSWLTDLAASAADREVVVSETLAAVLDSLRTRVPEIARHVEAQAEQRAELARIVDAAYGTALAELDEATRNGSLLRGEVLARWQDFAGTGDLLRSLRVRGRGKAAKRGVRRHRSPSRVRSLKAALRGGLESLIVSSAEHAAEQVMARWREHPAGGPVLAAPSAALGTASPELERRVTRAVSSWQDHVQELVRTQGVTKRSVAKLVSFDAEALSLVLMIGLLGYGTSDVTVDAGTSAVPQRLLKALFGAESLRGMGAKARADLRSRIGMLFDEEAIRFGQALDAAGIPDQSVPVQLYQATHNLEVAR from the coding sequence GTGACCTCCCCCGCAGAACGAAGCGCGGTCCAGAACGACGGGCCGGACGAGACCGCGCCGTCCGCCGAGCACCGAGACGACAAGGACCGTCCCGTCGAGACGAACCGCTCCGCCGAACCGCCGAAGCCGCCCGCCGCCGTGCGCACCGAGGCCGTGACCCGCCCGCGGGCGGGCACCGTCCGTCCCGGCGAGCTGACCGTGCGCCAGCGCGCGCTCACCGACGCCCTGACCAGCCTGCGCGAACAGCTCGACGCGTTCGAGTTCGTCCTGGACGGCCCCGGCGTCGCCGACGCCCGCGAAGCCCGCTCCGAACTGCGCAACCAGCTCGAGGACTACCTTCTCCCGCGTGTCCAGGCGGCCGGGACGCCGATGCTCGTCGTCCTCGGCGGCTCCACGGGCGCGGGCAAGTCCACGCTGGTCAACACGCTCGTCGGGACCCGCGTCAGCGCCACCGGCGTGCTGCGCCCCACCACGAGCAGCCCGATCCTCGTCTGCCACCCCGACCACGCCGACTGGTTCCTCGAAGGGCCGCTGCTGCCCGGCATGGGACGCGTCCGCGGCCCCGCGCCCGACGCCATCGTCGGCGACCAGCTCGTCGTCATCGCCAGCGACACCCTGCCGCCCGGCCTCGCGCTGCTGGACAGCCCCGACTTCGACTCGGTCTTCGAGGACCACTACGAGTTCGCGACCAAGCTCATGGCCGCCGCCGACCTCTGGCTGTGCGTGACGACCGCCGCCCGCTACGCCGACGCCCAGGTCTGGGACATGCTCGGCCGCGCCCGCGACAACGGCGCCACGATCGGGGTCGTCCTGTCCCGCGTGCCGCAGGGCGCCGGGTCCGAGGTCGTGGAGCACTTCGCGGACATGCTCGCCGAGCACGGCGTGACGAGCGCGCGGCGCTTCACCGTCCCCGAGACCCGCATCGAGGACAGCCGCCTCCCCGAGGAGGCCGTCGAGGACGTCCGCTCCTGGCTCACCGACCTCGCCGCCAGCGCCGCCGACCGGGAGGTCGTGGTGTCGGAGACGCTCGCGGCCGTCCTGGACAGCCTGCGCACCCGCGTCCCCGAGATCGCCAGGCACGTCGAGGCGCAGGCCGAGCAGCGCGCCGAGCTGGCCCGCATCGTGGACGCCGCCTACGGCACCGCGCTCGCCGAACTGGACGAGGCCACCCGCAACGGCTCCCTGCTGCGCGGCGAGGTCCTCGCCCGCTGGCAGGACTTCGCGGGCACCGGCGACCTGCTGCGCTCGCTGCGCGTCCGGGGCCGGGGCAAGGCCGCCAAGCGCGGCGTCCGGCGGCACCGCAGCCCGAGCCGGGTCCGGTCGCTGAAGGCGGCGCTGCGCGGCGGGCTGGAGTCGCTGATCGTCTCGTCCGCCGAGCACGCCGCCGAGCAGGTCATGGCCCGCTGGCGCGAGCACCCCGCCGGCGGGCCGGTGCTCGCCGCGCCGTCGGCCGCGCTCGGCACCGCCTCGCCCGAGCTGGAGCGCCGCGTCACCCGGGCCGTCAGCTCCTGGCAGGACCACGTGCAGGAACTCGTCCGCACCCAGGGCGTGACGAAGCGGTCGGTGGCCAAGCTCGTCTCCTTCGACGCCGAGGCGCTGTCGCTCGTCCTCATGATCGGGCTGCTCGGCTACGGGACGTCCGACGTCACCGTGGACGCCGGCACCAGCGCCGTCCCGCAGCGGCTCCTCAAGGCGCTGTTCGGGGCCGAGTCGCTGCGCGGCATGGGCGCCAAGGCCCGCGCCGACCTGCGCAGCCGCATCGGCATGCTGTTCGACGAGGAGGCGATCAGGTTCGGGCAGGCGCTGGACGCCGCCGGGATCCCGGACCAGAGCGTCCCCGTGCAGCTCTACCAGGCCACCCACAACCTGGAGGTTGCCCGATGA